One Malus domestica chromosome 11, GDT2T_hap1 genomic region harbors:
- the LOC139189525 gene encoding uncharacterized protein, producing MDGAVKGHTNIGGVGVVSRDWRGGFLAAGEQQFSGVTLVPLLELFAVRYGLQVAQLQGFQQVVVESDSQKVIAVLNGTYADSSALGMIAEDVLQLASNFSRVKFIHASRLCNGVAHHLAKFALSSSNNLVWIEEPPTLIHDLLLQDICNSK from the coding sequence ATGGATGGGGCGGTGAAGGGCCATACTAATATAGGGGGTGTTGGAGTGGTGTCGCGGGACTGGAGGGGAGGATTTTTAGCGGCAGGGGAGCAACAATTTTCAGGGGTTACTTTGGTGCCGCTCCTGGAGCTGTTTGCAGTGCGGTATGGTTTGCAGGTAGCACAATTGCAAGGCTTTCAACAGGTTGTGGTTGAAAGTGATTCGCAGAAGGTTATTGCAGTTCTTAATGGGACCTATGCAGATTCATCGGCTTTAGGTATGATCGCGGAGGATGTGTTGCAACTAGCTTCCAACTTTTCTAGGGTGAAATTTATTCATGCCTCTCGTTTATGTAATGGGGTTGCCCACCATCTTGCTAAGTTTGCTTTGTCTAGTAGCAATAATCTAGTTTGGATTGAGGAGCCTCCTACTCTCATTCATGACCTCCTCCTCCAAGACATATGTAACTCAAAATGA
- the LOC103423009 gene encoding uncharacterized protein, with protein sequence MENPLESMVEEREELMVPPSGGNPFLKKAYFLKPTLPISTIELPFELPHSFSSIPSRFEPKKWPLQVEFHGWKQGTKDWKSWVDQMASVHQSSWKAVGIYEAILNSTYQIRRQNSLVYGLAEKWCPETNTFIFPWGETTITLEDVMVLGSFSVLGDSVLSPLETTQLKEIEEELLQERKEFYRSSANKSTTSLWLKKFIKSGHKFEHEAFLVYWLSRYVFNHNDITHRPVFSIAIHLARGIKIALAPAVLASIYKDLGLLKTKIVASNQLEIGGADLQVTLKSPFHLLQVWAWERFLELRPKPNVINFGETRLARWDKLNGMEVENLRKVLDSAGGDFKWRPYALDVIENLHLPKYYPQKETWVLAGSDSNDELLSFIRCLIVSELVGLGTIEHYLPHRVAMQFGFDQDIPCSITRLFHNSDKAWKYYNNEIKNVKLYLPCRLFEADVSIKYTKWWKKSVSGLEDASEAASPQKKKAKGTDRLPLMVNHPLVTPGFAPNCNILEAEDPMDDDDKLTIPELLKRNKKYENFVIIEDSDSEKLSGGVPSLESKIAGESSVCTKSDKDNGRVVGKESASSSPLFESRVLEFEKRGSEITARIKRLESMLDELNADV encoded by the coding sequence ATGGAGAACCCACTGGAATCAATGGTTGAAGAGAGGGAGGAGTTGATGGTTCCGCCATCCGGCGGAAACCCCTTTCTTAAAAAAGCCTACTTTCTAAAACCCACTTTGCCAATTTCCACCATTGAACTTCCTTTTGAGCTCCCTCACAGTTTCTCCTCCATCCCTTCCCGTTTCGAGCCAAAGAAATGGCCTTTGCAAGTTGAGTTCcacggatggaaacaaggaacAAAAGATTGGAAATCCTGGGTTGATCAAATGGCTTCTGTGCACCAATCTTCATGGAAGGCGGTTGGTATTTATGAAGCAATCCTTAATTCAACGTACCAAATACGAAGGCAAAACAGTTTGGTATACGGGCTTGCAGAGAAATGGTGTCCCGAAACCAATACGTTTATTTTTCCATGGGGTGAAACAACAATCACATTGGAGGATGTCATGGTTTTAGGCAGTTTCTCGGTTTTGGGGGACTCTGTTTTAAGCCCTCTCGAAACCACACAActtaaagaaattgaagaggagcTACTTCAAGAGAGAAAGGAATTTTACAGGAGTTCGGCTAACAAGTCTACCACaagcttgtggttgaagaagtTCATTAAGAGCGGGCACAAATTTGAGCATGAAGCATTTCTTGTGTATTGGTTGTCGAGGTATGTTTTTAACCATAATGATATAACACATAGACCTGTATTCTCCATAGCAATTCATTTAGCTAGGGGGATTAAAATCGCTCTTGCACCCGCTGTTCTTGCTAGCATTTACAAAGATTTGGGTTTGTTGAAAACGAAAATTGTAGCTTCAAACCAATTGGAAATAGGAGGTGCTGATTTACAAGTCACCCTTAAGTCACCATTCCATTTACTTCAGGTTTGGGCGTGGGAAAGATTCTTGGAACTTAGGCCAAAGCCGAATGTTATAAATTTTGGTGAGACAAGATTGGCTAGATGGGATAAATTAAATGGCATGGAAGTTGAAAACTTGAGAAAGGTTTTAGATTCAGCCGGAGGAGATTTCAAGTGGCGCCCTTACGCCTTGGATGTCATTGAGAACTTGCATTTGCCTAAATACTATCCACAAAAGGAAACATGGGTTTTGGCTGGTTCTGATTCAAATGATGAATTACTGTCATTCATTAGATGTTTGATCGTAAGTGAGCTAGTTGGTCTTGGTACCATTGAGCACTACCTACCGCATCGTGTAGCTATGCAATTTGGATTTGATCAAGACATTCCATGTTCTATTACGCGACTTTTTCACAATTCTGATAAAGCCTGGAAGTATTACAACAATGAAATCAAGAATGTGAAATTATATCTTCCATGTAGGCTTTTCGAGGCTGATGTTAGCATAAAGTATACCAAGTGGTGGAAGAAATCAGTGTCTGGCCTTGAAGATGCAAGTGAAGCTGCTAGTCCACAGAAAAAGAAAGCAAAGGGTACTGATCGGTTGCCATTGATGGTTAACCACCCCCTTGTAACTCCTGGGTTTGCTCCGAATTGCAACATTCTGGAAGCTGAAGATCCTATGGATGATGATGATAAGCTAACAATACCAgaacttttgaaaagaaatAAGAAGTACGAGAATTTTGTGATTATAGAAGATAGTGACAGTGAGAAATTATCGGGTGGAGTTCCGAGTTTGGAATCTAAAATTGCAGGAGAAAGTTCGGTTTGTACCAAGTCAGATAAGGACAATGGAAGAGTCGTTGGTAAAGAAAGTGCCAGCAGTAGCCCTTTATTTGAGAGCCGAGTTTTGGAGTTTGAGAAGCGAGGTTCAGAGATTACGGCTAGGATTAAGAGGCTTGAAAGCATGCTAGATGAGTTAAATGCAGATGTGTAG
- the LOC103413240 gene encoding probable serine/threonine-protein kinase PBL23, with the protein MNCFQCCMSEEKITRKSLKKSIKEYHDTKTLASFANISFKTDSSRRKYIAEEIAKVGKGNISAQIFAFRELCVATNNFHPDKLIGEGGFGRVYKGKLDGTEQVVAVKQLDRNGFQGNREFLVEVLILSLLHHPYLVNLVGYCADGDQRILVYEYMANGSLEDHLLDLAPGKKPLAWNTRMKIAAGAAKGLEYLHEQANPPVIYRDFKASNILLDENFNPKLSDFGLAKLGPTGGKTHVSTRVMGTYGYCAPEYALTGQLTTKSDIYSFGVVFLEIITGRRVIDNNRPTEEQNLVTWAQPLFKDRRKFTLMVDPLLEGKYHIKGLYQALAVAAMCLQEEAATRPLISDVVTALEYLAVDGEADDTNGDGNV; encoded by the exons ATGAATTGCTTCCAATGTTGCATGTCAGAAGAGAAAATCACCAGGAAGTCGTTAAAAAAGAGTATCAAGGAATACCATGACACCAAAACTTTAGCCTCTTTTGCTAACATTTCGTTCAAAACAG ACAGCAGCAGGAGGAAGTACATAGCGGAAGAGATAGCAAAGGTTGGCAAAGGAAATATTTCGGCTCAGATTTTTGCTTTCCGGGAACTTTGTGTTGCAACTAACAACTTCCATCCAGACAAATTGATAGGCGAAGGCGGTTTTGGGAGGGTTTACAAAGGGAAACTTGATGGCACAGAACAA GTTGTTGCTGTTAAGCAACTAGACAGGAATGGATTCCAAGGAAACAGAGAGTTCCTTGTAGAAGTTTTGATATTAAGTCTTCTTCACCATCCCTACCTCGTCAATTTGGTTGGGTATTGCGCGGACGGCGATCAGAGGATTTTGGTGTATGAGTACATGGCGAATGGATCCCTAGAGGACCATCTTCTTG ATTTAGCTCCAGGAAAAAAGCCCTTGGCTTGGAATACTAGGATGAAAATTGCAGCAGGGGCAGCAAAAGGACTTGAATACTTGCACGAACAAGCGAATCCCCCTGTGATATACCGGGatttcaaagcatccaacataCTTTTGGATGAGAACTTCAATCCAAAACTCTCTGATTTTGGTCTTGCAAAGTTAGGTCCAACTGGGGGTAAGACTCATGTATCCACCAGGGTGATGGGGACCTATGGCTATTGTGCACCTGAATATGCACTCACAGGGCAGTTGACAACGAAATCCGACATTTACAGCTTTGGAGTTGTGTTTTTGGAGATAATCACAGGACGGAGAGTCATAGACAATAACAGACCAACTGAGGAGCAGAATTTAGTTACTTGG GCACAACCATTATTTAAAGACAGAAGGAAGTTTACATTAATGGTAGATCCATTGCTAGAAGGGAAGTACCATATCAAGGGTCTTTACCAAGCTCTTGCTGTTGCAGCAATGTGTCTCCAAGAAGAGGCTGCTACACGACCGCTGATCAGTGACGTTGTAACGGCGTTAGAGTATTTAGCCGTAGATGGTGAAGCAGATGATACGAATGGTGATGGAAATGTCTGA